The Vigna angularis cultivar LongXiaoDou No.4 chromosome 6, ASM1680809v1, whole genome shotgun sequence genome contains the following window.
GTAAATGATGTCTGTAAAGGgtatatattattgaataactatattactttaaattgttttattttatatattatgaatatcTACTGTGTTAGCTAAATTTGATTTGAGTTCATTTTAATCTATTGATTTCTGTTTAACtttgttttggattttattAATGTTCTGTAAGGTTAGGCATACCAAATGAGCAACGAAGGGTCTTGGCATAGCTAGGTTACAAAGTCGAAGGACCCCAAATTTGATTACATTGACATTAACGAGAAACATAAGGTAATGACTTCTCAAACTTTCTTTCTCTCGCTTCTTTGAATGTTTgtgaataaatttgaaattgatttctttttaatgttgtATAGGTCGTAAATGAATGTTATAACATATAACAaagtatgtttttattaaatatattactgactaactattatgttatattgtaggtatttGACCAAGCGAACATGTCAAACAATAAAAGTAATGAAGAAGAACAAAATTTgacattgtttcttttttagtaATGTAATAAACATCTTAGTCATATTTTTAGTATGTTAATTTAGTAttgaatatctttttaatatatgaacaattagttgtatgaacatattaatatgttgaacaatgtaatttattttatatataatactcACTTTTTGTTCATATTATTCCTGTTTGgttaatacaaataattttattataatctcattttacaataaaaagCGAAAAAGAAAAGTGTACACATTTCTGGCGGTTCCAGCAAAAATCCCGCTAATTCCGGTGGTTTCAGCAAAACCCTGATAATTCCGGCGGTTCCAGTAAAACCTCCACTAATTCCGGTGGTATTTCTAAAACCCCCGCTAATTCCGGCGGTTTTTCTAAAACCCAGCTAATTCCGGCGGTTTTTCCAAAACCCCTgttatttccggcggttttcCAAAACCCCTgctatttccggcggttttcCAAAACCACTgctatttccggcggttttcTAAAACCTCCGCTAATTCCGGCGGTTTTTCacaaaaccgccggtaattacTTAGCGACGCAGCTTTTCCCAGCGATTTTCTTAACCGCGGGTAACGTATTTTTcgggggttaaaaccgccggaaatgaaaaaataaccttcgataaaaatataaatttttgtagtgacatatatttaaattaaattgaataattattaaagtttaaacaaaaagaaaattttgaaattatttattaatcaaaatgcgataattgtttttaaaaatttactttttatttaaattttaataattatttaatttaatttaatattttaatataatttaatatatttaaatattttaattaatataattttattttatattcgataaataattatttttaaaattttgttttttatttaatttaatttaatattttaatataatttaatatatttaaatatattaaatattttatttaatataattttatttttattgttattatttattttatctttatatttttaatataactattattataatataaatcatattttaataattattaaaatataaaattatattaaataatatttaaatttgaaatttaattattattatgataatgTAGAGTGTTTTTAACAAGAAATAGACGAAAATGAAaagatattaattaaagttaaaaataaaatttttgaaaaagtttgtgaaaGAATTGATAACTAATGATATAATACAACAAGTTGAAAAGGCTTTGGTAAACTATTTATCAGATCATTCCTCTCAAGTGATTTATGGTTTTATTAAAGCCAATTAACTTTGACAAGGGTTGTAAGGACCATTCAATTCAGTAGGGAGTGGAAGTCGGGTATAGGTGTAAGGATTCAGAAATTCAGAAAGTAGAAGCCAGGTGTGTGTAGCTAAGTGACCGGTCAGTTTTGACGGTAGTATATAatgaaacttttcaaaatttcgtGCCACTTTACTCTGCATGCACTTCTTCTCTCTATGTTTCTGAGTTCAtattctcctccttctctctacaattctcttccttctctctacaattctcttccttctttctacaaattctcactttctttttatttcaatcaTCAATCAGGTAACGCCTAAGTCTTCCTAGTGTCAAGGGTTTCACtttgcaccgatcaagttgttgttttgagctggtaagttcatcctCTTCTTAGAACGTCTGTTTTTcggtacatgcaaaccaagtttctgGTTGTATGCGTTTATCATATTCTTATCTTACaattctgatcacatttctggtctTGTGGTTGGTCTATTTTCACAAATCAGTGAACCTTAGGTTTCTAAGACTTTTGGTGGTGAGCAAGTTTCTGCACTGAAAGTTCTTTGTCcagttaagaggtaagggaagctagtaatttaattatgtttttctgtgtttgtgtttggaACCTCTGTTTGAACGTTTGCATGAATGAACAAttgtatgtttgattgaattgtatgcAATATTCTGTGTTTGGACGAAACCTGTGAAGTGGTTGAGAAGTTCTGCAAGTTTTGTAGAAAATGAGCGATCGGTATAGAACGACCCAGTCTGGTCATGTAATCGGGCTTAGCAGTATTCGGTTTCGTAGTGATAATCTAATTAAGTGTTGTTCGATTTAATATTGACGTTCAGTTTTAAAAGTATTCGTTTTCGATCTCGATAGTCTTAGGGTAGGAATTATCGTTTGTTATTAGTCGTAATAGGTTTAGCGTTCGTTATTACTAGTACTATGTGTTAGCACTTGTTCTTGGTAGTACTCGGTTTGTATTGGTGCTCGGTCCTAACTGAGTTCTACTTTTGTGCATCCttagttaatgaccgatcggtcttgtATTGATATTTAAGTGAATATAGCAGTCGGTTTAGACATAACATTTGATCGTAAAAAGCGTTCGGTCTATCATAGGCTTTAACTATTATTGACCGCTCGATCATGTACtgtcttagtagtgctcggttcGTTACTAGCACTAGGTCTCAGAATTAGTACTCAGTCTTGTTCTTGTATCTTATTTCAATAGTGTTCGGCTTGAgccaatagtgttcggcctaagccaaTGGCGTTTAGTCTACGAAAATAGTGTTTGTTCTAAATTTCAAGTGTTCGGTTTTAGCTTTAGAATTTGGTTGTTCTGGCGTTCAACTTCAAAGGCGTTCGACTCATGCCTGAGTTTTACTCTTtacatgaccgttcggtcatgttcacaTATGGGGAGTGTTCTTCCGTCCGGTCTTGTTCATAGGTTATGTTTATCTTTTCCGTTCGGTCGTACTCAAAGTTGTGTTGTTGACGTTCGATTTTCTTCTATGAATGAATATTTAGTCTTTAAATGCTATTGTCGTTGTTTGACTTTGATGGGTTGAGATAATTGTATTGATCTACTACGTATGGGAAAATTGTATTGATATTTCAACAAGGCATATGTTtcaagtaatgtggaagagaattccaaggaggaatgtcttagTGAAAAGTGTATTGAAGTGGTTAATGTCTCAGTgaaaagtgtatcaaaatggtgttatagtatgaatatggatagtgaAATTCACGGAGTTCTTCCTGATATTCTGatgattaccaattctcaaggttcttgggtgagttataacggactaacctcaagTGGCAACTGATGGTTTTTCAGTTACTACACCATCCAAGTGCATGAACGacctcaagctacatattcatacaatctggATGGTCAAGTCATGTGTTCGGTTTATGCATAAAGTATAGTTTTCAGTTGTATATGCTTACCTGTATTTGTTGTGGTATGTTGTAGTGTTTGGTTCTGCATTAGTTATAATTGTACgaaatgtatgtatgtttgcacaattaaattatattagcttacccttatttcctGTTTTGTCCATGTTCCCGTTCGATTTTTCTCTTGCGATGATCGCCttttgggtgtgagcagaggatGTGGAGTGTTCGTTGGAGCAGGAGTTGGAAGGCGAGAATCCTGCAGTTTAAAATATGATCGTTCGATCATATtactgtttttagtttttggatTGGACCGTTCGATTAAATTTGTAATCCTGAATTACCAATCGGTTAAGTTTATGGTTTTGAGATTGTGTAGAACTTcgataatgttttaaattttatgtgttttaaattttatggttattttaagATAACTGTAATCTTATTATAACATCTTTAATTGtcttacaatattattatatgataactCCTTTGTATGATTTATGCTATATATTCTGGAATGTTAGAAGGGTAACAATAACAGTGAATATCTTAATAAGTATAAGAcgaaaataaatacttttataaattaaaattagtttgtgataaaaaaaaattcaatataactactaaaaaataatagacttgtatataaattacttttaactgacttttttttttcttatttttctattctaTAAGTATTCTTAAAAAAGTTTCTCCTCATAAATCTCAAAAAAATCTACAGaacgaagaaaaaaaaagttgcatGACAGCTTTGAAATTCATTATGGAGCCCTAAAGAACACATACCATGATACCAACTCAAATTACAGCAAGAAAATACTCATTATTTCCTATTGAATAGTCACATTTGAATAGACAGAAAGGGAATAACACTCCCTGAGAATCAAAAACTGAATACAGGGAAACAAATCATGCTAATTATTAGGGGAACAAATCATGCTAATTATTGGCAGCAAGTCCTAGGAATTCAAATCAGAAATAATTCCCAAAATTTTGATTCTAACTCTAAACAGATTCTCTGACAAAAACAACAGCCAAAATTTCAGTACATCTATCATATATTAGGTTGGTATAACTAAGAAACAATTCAACTTTTCCtcatttcttgtttttctttcttcttttcacttGTTTCTCTAAACGATTTAGTCTCTGATTGACATCAGAAGATGTCTTTGTAATATGTTTTGATGGTTCAACAGGCAATGACTTTGGTGCTATTCTTGCTGCTGTAGCTTGTTTCAGGGCTGGAAATATAGAAGAGGGAGATTGTGCACCACTGGTGGCTGCTGCTTCCGGTATTATGGGGATACCCAAAGCTTTCTTTACACCAGGAGCTTTAAGAActagaaaacattaaaaataaaaaagataaatcaaaGGAGTTTATGGGTATTAAAAAATACTGTATTACATTTAACAGAAGTTCACTTTATGTTTTGTATCATAAAGTTAAAAATGGAAACCAAGACTTTTGACACAGAATAAGAAACTTAGACAGAGAGAaacaaatgttttatatataagaaatataatatatatattagcaAGAAGATATTTTACAGAGAGACCAATGACTTAGATGCAGACTGAATAATGTAGGCAATGCATTCTCAATGCAAACCAACAAAAACACGGAATGCATATTGATTTTGATGTTATGGATCATCATACATACACTTGtatgataatattaaatacCAAACTGCTTAGTGCACTATCCATCATCCTAGGCAAATACCATTATTAATCTCGTGTAGGAATCAAATAATTGCTGCAcctctgaaaaaaaaatccattttttgCTTGTTGAAATGGAAAATGGTGAAAAAGGACAGTAATACTAATATTGCatatgaaaaacttaaaaatgaaaTGCCTTACCGAGTCCATATCCAAGTGAAAACAAATTTGATGTAATCCAGTAACAAAATATAGCCTGTACagttataaaaatacaaaaagttaAAACTGTATAGAATGAAAAAACAGAAGTACATAGGCAAATCCACTTTTCCattcacaatatatatatatatatatatatatatatatatatatatatatatatatatatatatatatatacacatacatatatgtatatatatttggttAACGTATACGTCCTATATCAATGATTTAGGATACTTCATCAATCAATACTTTAGCATACATGGGGTCTCATTAACAGAATTagtttgtaaaatttataaaccaTTTATATCcaataaaactacaaaaaaaaaagaaacacattGTTAGGTCTAAGTCTAACAGAAATGTCTCTTCATAAACCAAAGATgaagatttttgttttaaagttcGACATTTCTCATATTactaaaacaagaaaataaaaaaaagccaGCAACGGGGAGGACCAAACCAAAGCCCATGTAAATCAACAAAATCTAAACTCTAGGAAACCAAACCGATTCCAAAACAATTCCTCCCTAACACCAAGTAGTTGGCTAAACAACAAGCAAGACCCAACCCAACCCGAAAACAACATTCAACACTCCGTATCACTCTTTTGTTCCTCTAGGTTCCCCAACCATTGCAGAAATCAGAAACGAAGGAGACTCACTGACAACAAACTTTACTAGAACTATTAGATATCATtctaagtttataaataaattattttaaatgctgACAAGATGGAAAGCAATGAGAACTTGTTTCTCGTCAAACAAGATAAGGAACATCTTACCTTCGGAAATCCCATGGTAAAAGGAACTGTAAGGACAGCAAGAACCCTCGAGACTTTTTTCATGGTGCCAGCAGCTGGATTTCCTTCCATGCCTTCTTGCATGTTGCACTGGAAATAATGTGAAATCAATGAATATAAATTGGGTAAAAAAACTAACATATAACACCACTCATTCCTCTTCAATTGAGACTAGGCTTTCAGGTATTATAAGCAGCTCATTCTTTTTAGTTCTTTGGCAGGATAAATTCATAACAGAAAACTGAGGACGCACAAACATTCAGGTAAGAAACTCAGACTGTCAATAATACAAAGTGAACTGAAATGAAAGGTTCTGAAAAGATAATGGTCACCTCTACTGTTATTAAGAACGTCAATGCAGTCAGAACTGGCAAAATGTACAATGCATCTGGAGTGGTAAGATCAACAAACCAGTAGGCTCCGCCATCCTTGAATGATGGCATCTTTTCAGCCATGTTTCTTATCTAttgttaaacaaaaaaattataatgaattgAAACAATAGATAGGTTCCTCAGACTCCTAAAGTTagagaaaatacaaaattaaaagccAGCTTACCGCAAGGAAGAAACTAATAAAGACAGGACCTTGAATAAAGAGCCCCTTCAATGGAGTAAATGGACTTGCACCATATCTAGATTATCAAACAAGTGAGGAAATTAACAGCTGGTGAAAGAAAAGATCCAAGAAGTTTAAATTAGTATCTAAAACACTGTAGTTCGTGAGACATGCAGGCCAGTTATGTCAGTTTTCAAATATTAGCAATAACTAGTCTTCTAACATATATACAATGGTTACACAGCTAAGCAAtagaagaaatttaaatatttaatttatttgcatGTAGCTTTAGATAAAATATTCATAGATTCAATTGGatggaagagaagagagaagattGACCAAACTATGTAACAAGGATTTTTATGATACCCGTGTGAGTGTAACCTGAAGAAAATATACTCATCATCCACTCCTTCTATTTTTAGttgttataattatagaaataagaaacaaatcctatataatcaagaatatctAGATTACAAATGTATTATTTAGAACATTTTTATTCATTCCCTATCATATCCATATTATTAGTAAGAGGATATCAAATCTCCtttactatttatattatttgtttttctcgatataaataaaacatctcATAAACACCGTTTCATTTCAAAGTTTCTCTCTTTCCTATAGTTTAACTTACTATTTAAAGTCTTTTTTCTAACTATGTTGGCCCAGTAGATCCACTATCACCATAGGATTTTTTCTGTCAAAACTTTCTCCCAGTTTTCGTAATTGTTCCAGCATCACTTCAGTAGTGATCATGGTCACATGGCCGAGACGATCAAAACCGTATGATCATCGGTCGAAACTAGAACTTCAGTAGTGATAGCGATAGATGATGCCGGTAGACAATGGCGCCGCCACCAACAACGGTAGGTGTAGTGGCAGAAGCAACAAAAAAATTTTCCTCAAAAGAACTTTAGGCTCTGATAtgatgttgaatatagtgaaaaactatgtatgagattaatctcccttattttgaatatacacatagggtcctctatttataatagaagaaatatgggctaagcccaaaatacaaataagaaataataacaaactaactaaatataaaagataaagataagataaagaCCATATATCTAACAAAGATCAAGttcaaaagaataatattagTGGAATGACATTATTCATTTGTGAACTCATGACTAAAACAACTTCTAAAATAGCTTAAATTTGATGGAAGTTCTCAAATGCACCTTATATATGACAAGCAAGCAACATTACACATTGCCTTTAATCCTATCTTTCATGAGAGGACCAAACATATTAAGGTTGATTGTCATGTCATAAGAGAAAAACTAGGGTTTGGAGACATCACCACAACATTTGTCAACTTTAGTGAACATtttattgacatattcaccaagtccTTAAGAGGACCAAGGATGgttatatttgtaacaagtgAGAAATATATGATTTGTATGCTCCAACATGCGAGAGAATATTATAGTTATAGAAACAAGGAGAAAATactaaataatcaataatatattgattatatatgtattattgggaacatttatatttattgtcgTATCATATATTCAATAGTAGAGGAAATTTAAAATCCCACTATTTATTGTAAGATTTCTTTTTcccaatataaataaagaatttgTGTTGTCTCCAAAACACAGTTTCAACATAATGTCTCTCTCTTTCCTACAGTCTAACAATAGTGTTGTAGTCCCTGACAACCTCTAAGCAATTATATAAGTTGGTTATTAACATTTAACTACTTTCCAGCTCTTGTGCAATGCCATCCCCTTTTTATTACTCCTAACGTATACCTATCTAACAAGTGgcatgatataaaaaaaaaattccatttaATAAGAAAAGGGCCATTATGCTCCATATAACAAAGGGCAATTTTACTGATTTCAGTTAAGTATATCACAAGTCAGATAAAAGATTGCTCCTCTAATACATCATATCACGCCAAACAAAGTAATTACATCAATAGGAGGATCAAACATGACTAGTACCAGCTAAAGCCTGAAAAGGccaagaaaattgaaaaagtacTTACTCCTTAAATAgcatcttcatttttttctgaCCTTCAGCAACAGCAATGGGATCCATAGCCTGAAAGATGAATCAAAGATGTGATTATAGAAAATGTGGTTTCTGGTAGAACAATCTATAACATACACGTAAGAAAATCCAAAACttcaaatttcaataaattgGGAAAATACCAACAATGTCTCAACAGGCACAAGGAATTCACATCCAGCAACCAAAGTCATTGTTTTGTACAAATACAAGTAGTGTATAATTATTGAATGATAAAGTCAACTATATATTTATGCAGAACAGAAGATAATACCACACTGAAAGAAAAAATGGAAGTTAAGTTTAGGTATTAGTTTATGTAGCACAAATCATGTCATAATCTTGATGAAAccacaattataaaatatctttcaagAATATGGTACTTAGGGGCAACAGAACCATGCATACACCATATGTAAGGAAATTTTaggcttaattatattttctgcCTTGATAAATTAGTCTATTTGGCTATTAGTCCatacaaaaaaaattccatTTGATATCCAATTTTGTTAAAATACATGGTTGTAATttctatcattatttttttctccattAAGAGGTGACTTGGTAACCATATCAACAATGTCTAGCAGAATCTGATTCTGACACTATTACCAATTGCACATCATATATCCACTATTCCATTAGTTAAAACTGTCTTAACAAGAAAAAACAATTGACTGGAAGATGTATATCTGTATTACCTtatcttccatctcttcctttATTTTTTCCATGTGAGGCCTCATCAGCTGCAACACACATGAAATAGAACAtagaaaaagttataatttattgataacTACAAGCTTGAGGACCTTCACAAGTAAAGGGGAAAGAGAGATAGGGAGAGTACAGCTGAGAACTAATTAACTAACTTGTATTAAGAATATCTTAAGTCAAAGAGAGGAGAGGGGATAGAGAAGAAACAGTTCCATCCGAATGTTTAACATTTATCCCCTCCAACCAAGATATATGTGAAAGAAAGGCAAAAGGAACACAAAAAAAAGTGATTGCAAATACATTAATTTAGCAAGAAAAGGTGATGAAGCTACAAGCCGCAAACATACCGTAAGCTTAGAAGTGGCCTTAAGTTGATTTATTAAGAGTGGAACTGTTGCGCTTCGAATCAAGAGAGTTGTTATAACTATGGCTGCCCACCTGAAACAATCAAGTAATAGAGTGATGAGCTTTCTTGGATTTGTACCATGTGCCACCTATCTTTGTTGAAATGTGAAGACACAGATCACCAGAATTAGGCCCAGAACATGAATCCTGCAGGTACCAATCCAAGAACAACCTTGCTAGCATAATCCCAAAACCCCTTAATTATCAATAAGCTTTGAAATGTTACGAAAGAAATGTATTTCCATTTAAAATGGCATTCAGTATTTTAAGATGAAGGAACAACCTATACGTATACACATGTACTTATTATGGAAGAAAAAACTACACCATAAAGTAACTGTGTTCTCTCATAAAAGAGCACTCTTTAGGCATGTAGagaattttaaaacttaatatttgGGGCAAATCAATTGCTTGAGTACTTATTATGCATGGTAAATCAAACTTAGTAACTAAGAAACCACAGAAGTtgatagttaaaataaaaaacctacAATCTCATAAAAGCAAACCATCCACCAATGACAGCTTGACATGCATGGCATTCTGTAATATTGTGGAAATTCCTCAGAATTAAAGCAGATTTTAGAAATGAGGATTAACTTAATGTCTCTTACTGAAACTATAGAGGTAAATAAGTATAAACTTACCAGTTCAATCCAGTGTAGGAATGCATGGCATCTATAATGTACTGCAAGGCCTTCACAGGTAAAACAGAATCAGCAGAGGCAATTGCAACTTCTTTAAGAATAGGAGCCTGAGAATTCACAGCTTCCATCGTATTGTTTTTTAGAACATCTGCTATGTCAGTCATTATTTCAATCTTATCGGAACCCTGATTAGTTGTTGACATATGTCGATATAAATTATACCCAGAGCTCGGAGAAAGGAATCTGTTTGAAGACATTCTATGTTCAGAATAGGCAAAACACCACATTGATCCATCCACTGAGTTCCCAAACATCCTTCTTTGGAAAAAATTACTAATCCCTGCTGAAGATGACCTTTCGCCAGTGCTTTCATGTTTCCCTTCATCACTGTGGAGAACATA
Protein-coding sequences here:
- the LOC108319753 gene encoding mitochondrial inner membrane protein OXA1, coding for MAHRRCLLIRGNLMNQKCHPSFSYVLHSDEGKHESTGERSSSAGISNFFQRRMFGNSVDGSMWCFAYSEHRMSSNRFLSPSSGYNLYRHMSTTNQGSDKIEIMTDIADVLKNNTMEAVNSQAPILKEVAIASADSVLPVKALQYIIDAMHSYTGLNWWAAIVITTLLIRSATVPLLINQLKATSKLTLMRPHMEKIKEEMEDKAMDPIAVAEGQKKMKMLFKEYGASPFTPLKGLFIQGPVFISFFLAIRNMAEKMPSFKDGGAYWFVDLTTPDALYILPVLTALTFLITVECNMQEGMEGNPAAGTMKKVSRVLAVLTVPFTMGFPKAIFCYWITSNLFSLGYGLVLKAPGVKKALGIPIIPEAAATSGAQSPSSIFPALKQATAARIAPKSLPVEPSKHITKTSSDVNQRLNRLEKQVKRRKKNKK